DNA sequence from the Nesterenkonia lutea genome:
AGCGGAAGGTGGGCACGGCGCCGTGGCCCTCCCGCTGGGCGAAGTCCCCCAGCGCGGCCGTGCTCGACGCGGAGAGCGAGCCGGTCGCGACGGCGGTGAGGTCCGACTGCACCAGGATGGTGTCCACCTGGGCCGGGAGTGCGCCCGCCAGCTGTGCGGCGAGATCCGCCAGGCCGCGGTGCCACCTGGCGCCGCCAGTTTCGGCGGCGTCTCTCGCCTCGGAGCGGAGCAGGGACTCTCCGGCCGCGCTGAGTGCTCCGACCGCGAAGAGGCCCAGCCGTTCCGCCTCACGGACCAGCCAGGGGAGCAGGTGCGACACGCGGGCGCTCAACAGCGGACGCTGCCACCGGAGTCTTTCGACCAGGACCCCGCGCAGCGCGTCGGGGCCGGGGAGATCATCCTCCGGCAGCTCCAGGGTGTAGAGCAGGGGCCGGCGATCCCCCTGCGCCGCTGCGGCGAGGTCGGCTGCCGTCTCGAGCAGGACCCGGCGCAGCTGTGCCGCGTCCCCGCGCTGGCGGTCCAGTGCCAGGGTCGGAGCGATGCGGGTGGTCGGGTGGGGTCCGCGCAGCAGCATCGGCGCTCGCGGGGCGATCAGCCATCCCGAGACCAGCAGCTGGTGCTGATGCGCTCGGGCGGCGTCACCCCATTGTTCAGCCAGCCGACTGGGCGCCCAGGCCTGGCTGTCATCGAGTTCAATCAGCCCGCACGCGGCGGTGAGCTCCAGCAGCCATCCGATCTCCCCGACGCTGGCATCGGAGCCGACCGATCCACCGAGTCCCGGTTCGGCGGCCCTGCCTCGTCGTGTCCCGGGCGTCGGACCCCAGCGGGCGGACCGGGTCGCGAGCCGGCGCAGCTCACGCATGCCGACCCCGCCGGTGCGCAGCGTGGCCGCGGGCATGTGTGCGAGCAGGCCGAGCAGCTCTGCGACATCGTCCAGCAGATCAGAGACCACGGAGAGTGACGCGTTCTCCACCCTGGCTGCGGAGACCCCGGGGGCCTCGGCCGCCGTGTGCAGGTCTCTGGCTGGTGCGGCCAGCTGAGGATACTGCGCCTCCAGCGAGTCAATGATGTGCGGCAGCCGCGCCGGCACCGACAGCTGATCCGCGTTCGGCGCGGAGGCGGACTCCGCGGCGGGCGACGCGTCGAAGATGAGTCCGGCAGACTCCAGTGCGCCGCTGGCCTCGAGCTGCCCCTCCGGAGCCGGAGCGCCGGTGGCTGCTGAGCGCGCCAGCGCTCGGAGCAGGTTCAGCTCGTCGGCATCGAGCCGCTGCAGGTGCTGGCGCAGACTCGTCTCAGAGCTCATCCGGATCGCCAGGACGGTCAGGTCGCCGGGGGTCTGATGCAGCAGGTCGGGACGGGCCTGCAGCAGCAGCGCCAGCTGTTCCTCGTCCCAGCCTTCCAGGCGGTCGAGCAGCGTCTCCAGGTTCAGCAGCGCCACTTCAGCCGAGGCCGACGCCGCGTCGGCGGCGGTGGCCTGCCGAGAACAGCAGGTAGACCGTCATCAGCCCGAAGCCGAGGGGAAGGCCCCAGAGGCCGGCGGCGTAGATCGCGGGATGGGGGTCGGTCTGCAGGAAATACATCACCAGGATCATCAGCAGCGAGACGCCGGACAGTGCGGCGACGACGACCCCTGACCAGAGCAGGACCCGTCCCGGACGTGAGCCGGCGTGCCGCGTCTCCCCGTGGAGTGCGGTGCTGGTCGAAGTGGACATGAGGCGATTCTAGCGCGCGGGTTCTGGCTCGGGCGTCGTCGGCGGTACTCTGGAGGCCTTGATCATCTGTACCCGTCTCCAACGATTCATGAGGTAAGAGCACCGTGCCAACCGGGAAAGTGAAGTGGTTCGACGCCGAGAAGGGCTTCGGCTTCCTGACGTCAGATGACGGTC
Encoded proteins:
- a CDS encoding helicase-associated domain-containing protein, with the translated sequence MALLNLETLLDRLEGWDEEQLALLLQARPDLLHQTPGDLTVLAIRMSSETSLRQHLQRLDADELNLLRALARSAATGAPAPEGQLEASGALESAGLIFDASPAAESASAPNADQLSVPARLPHIIDSLEAQYPQLAAPARDLHTAAEAPGVSAARVENASLSVVSDLLDDVAELLGLLAHMPAATLRTGGVGMRELRRLATRSARWGPTPGTRRGRAAEPGLGGSVGSDASVGEIGWLLELTAACGLIELDDSQAWAPSRLAEQWGDAARAHQHQLLVSGWLIAPRAPMLLRGPHPTTRIAPTLALDRQRGDAAQLRRVLLETAADLAAAAQGDRRPLLYTLELPEDDLPGPDALRGVLVERLRWQRPLLSARVSHLLPWLVREAERLGLFAVGALSAAGESLLRSEARDAAETGGARWHRGLADLAAQLAGALPAQVDTILVQSDLTAVATGSLSASSTAALGDFAQREGHGAVPTFRFSADSLHRGLARGWTASGMLSWLQEHSLTPLPSSLRTQITDASRTWRGVQVGAAGAWLRVTDADQRQALMSHPELSGLGLRVLAEEVLVAEASPAALEQALTAAGFNSSRAPKLEETDAPGSASPSADSSAQHSTAWTLESSPWEHSRITSPHPIDPDAAAVRTAAASLLRAGRAAPSSSNSAVAGDVIGTLRSALAARRTVTLTRVSPQGSTHHLTGVPTGMNAGRVRIRVREDEGEAVVMLHRIAAVEDTAVNDNAAQASGAEENRTASGSMEERHE
- a CDS encoding cell division protein CrgA, which produces MSTSTSTALHGETRHAGSRPGRVLLWSGVVVAALSGVSLLMILVMYFLQTDPHPAIYAAGLWGLPLGFGLMTVYLLFSAGHRRRRGVGLG